A stretch of the Bacillus sp. B-jedd genome encodes the following:
- the dapD gene encoding 2,3,4,5-tetrahydropyridine-2,6-dicarboxylate N-acetyltransferase → MKMMDANEIISYIQNAKKSTPVKVYIKGELEGIDFGDAKSFVSGNTGVIFGEWSEINPVLEKNQAKIEDYVVESDRRNSAIPMLDTKNIKARIEPGAIIRDQVEIGDNAVIMMGAVINIGAVIGEGTMIDMGVVLGGRATVGKKCHIGAGTVLAGVVEPPSAKPVVIEDDVVIGANAVVIEGVTVGKGAVIAAGSVVLSDVPPNTLVAGMPARVIKEIDEKTKSKTEIMAELRQL, encoded by the coding sequence ATGAAGATGATGGACGCAAACGAAATTATTTCTTATATTCAAAATGCAAAAAAATCTACACCTGTAAAAGTATACATAAAAGGGGAACTCGAAGGGATTGATTTCGGAGATGCGAAATCATTTGTTTCTGGAAATACCGGCGTCATTTTCGGTGAATGGTCGGAAATAAATCCTGTCTTGGAAAAGAATCAGGCGAAAATAGAGGATTATGTAGTAGAAAGCGACCGTAGGAATTCAGCCATTCCAATGCTGGATACGAAAAACATCAAAGCAAGAATAGAGCCTGGCGCGATTATTCGGGATCAAGTTGAAATTGGCGACAACGCGGTCATTATGATGGGTGCTGTAATTAACATAGGTGCTGTGATCGGCGAAGGAACAATGATTGACATGGGGGTTGTTCTTGGAGGCCGGGCGACAGTGGGCAAGAAATGCCATATTGGCGCAGGAACTGTCCTTGCAGGCGTCGTAGAGCCGCCGTCGGCAAAACCAGTCGTAATCGAGGATGATGTCGTCATTGGAGCGAATGCTGTCGTCATTGAAGGTGTGACAGTAGGCAAAGGGGCCGTTATAGCTGCTGGTTCTGTTGTCCTGAGCGATGTACCGCCAAATACGCTTGTAGCTGGCATGCCGGCAAGAGTCATCAAGGAAATCGACGAAAAAACCAAATCCAAAACTGAAATCATGGCGGAACTCCGCCAGCTTTAA
- a CDS encoding N-acetyldiaminopimelate deacetylase, with protein sequence MNPFVKIRRDLHQIPELGFQEYKTQAYLLEFLNSLPQSRLTIKEWRTGLFVKVHGSNPEKMIGYRADIDGLPISEETGYPFSSTHLGRMHACGHDFHMSIALGLIDYFTKNPIADDLLFIFQPAEEGPGGAEPMLQSEIMKEWRPDLILALHIAPEYPVGTVAMKEGLLFANTSELFIELSGKGGHAAFPHHANDMVVAACHLVGQLQTIVSRNIDPLDSAVITIGKITGGTVQNVIAERARLEGTIRTLSPESMTAVKKRIEAIISGIEAGFECMASIDYGSMYHQVYNNPALTEEFISFAESVEGVETVRCKAAMTGEDFGYLLKEIPGFMFWLGVNSPNGLHHSGLMPDEGAIPAAIHLLSQYITFKSS encoded by the coding sequence TTGAATCCTTTTGTGAAAATTCGCCGCGATTTGCACCAAATTCCGGAACTTGGCTTTCAGGAATATAAAACACAGGCATATCTGTTAGAATTTTTAAATTCCCTGCCCCAATCGAGGCTGACAATAAAGGAATGGAGAACAGGTTTATTTGTTAAGGTTCATGGCTCCAATCCTGAAAAAATGATTGGCTACAGGGCTGATATCGATGGCCTGCCAATATCAGAAGAAACAGGCTACCCGTTTTCTTCAACCCACCTCGGAAGGATGCACGCGTGCGGACATGATTTCCATATGAGCATCGCCCTTGGCCTTATCGATTATTTTACGAAAAATCCGATAGCAGATGATTTGCTGTTTATTTTTCAGCCGGCAGAAGAAGGCCCAGGTGGAGCCGAGCCAATGCTCCAGTCGGAAATCATGAAAGAGTGGCGCCCAGACCTCATCCTCGCCTTACATATTGCACCGGAGTATCCAGTAGGAACTGTTGCGATGAAAGAAGGCCTTCTTTTTGCCAATACATCCGAGCTGTTTATTGAACTTTCAGGGAAGGGAGGCCATGCTGCCTTTCCTCATCATGCCAATGACATGGTCGTTGCGGCCTGCCATCTTGTCGGTCAGCTGCAGACAATCGTTTCGAGAAATATTGATCCTCTTGATAGTGCAGTCATCACTATTGGAAAAATTACAGGGGGAACAGTCCAAAATGTCATAGCGGAAAGAGCCAGGCTTGAAGGGACAATCAGGACCTTATCCCCTGAATCAATGACAGCTGTAAAGAAGAGAATTGAGGCCATTATCAGTGGGATTGAAGCCGGTTTTGAGTGCATGGCATCGATTGATTATGGTTCCATGTACCATCAGGTCTATAACAACCCGGCATTGACAGAGGAATTCATTTCGTTTGCGGAATCTGTCGAAGGAGTGGAGACAGTGCGCTGTAAGGCTGCCATGACAGGGGAGGATTTCGGGTATTTGCTGAAAGAAATCCCTGGTTTTATGTTCTGGCTCGGAGTCAATTCCCCGAACGGGCTCCACCATTCCGGCCTCATGCCAGATGAGGGCGCGATACCTGCCGCCATTCATCTTCTCAGCCAATACATTACCTTTAAATCTTCTTAA
- a CDS encoding peroxiredoxin: MPERMVGKQAPRFEMDAVMPNKEFKKVSLEENMKNDKWTVLFFYPMDFTFVCPTEITALSDRYDEFEDLDAEVIGVSTDTIHTHLAWIKTDRKENGLGDLNYPLAADTNHIVSRDYGVLIEEEGIALRGLFIISPEGEMMYSVVNHNNIGRDVDETLRVLQALQTGGLCPANWKPGQETLKV; encoded by the coding sequence ATGCCAGAACGCATGGTAGGAAAACAGGCGCCGCGCTTTGAAATGGATGCGGTCATGCCTAACAAGGAATTCAAGAAAGTCAGCCTTGAAGAAAACATGAAAAACGATAAGTGGACAGTGTTATTTTTCTACCCAATGGACTTCACATTCGTTTGCCCGACTGAAATCACTGCTTTATCAGACCGTTATGACGAATTCGAAGACCTTGATGCGGAAGTAATTGGCGTATCCACCGATACGATTCATACGCACCTTGCCTGGATTAAAACTGACCGCAAGGAAAATGGCCTTGGCGATCTCAACTATCCACTCGCTGCAGATACAAACCACATTGTATCCAGGGACTATGGCGTCCTCATTGAGGAAGAAGGAATTGCTTTGCGCGGTCTGTTCATCATCAGCCCTGAAGGCGAAATGATGTACTCTGTTGTGAATCATAATAACATCGGCCGTGATGTCGATGAAACACTCCGTGTTCTCCAGGCGCTTCAAACAGGCGGACTTTGCCCTGCAAACTGGAAGCCTGGCCAAGAAACCCTAAAAGTATAA
- a CDS encoding TlpA disulfide reductase family protein yields the protein MKLREPMPELAGAVEWLNGEVTRDELIGEKPTLIHFWSVSCHLCKEAMPQVNQFRDNYKDKLNVVAVHMPRSENDLNIEDIKATAAEHEITQPIFVDSEHKLTEAFENQYVPAYYVFDKEGKLRHFQAGGSGMKMLEKRVNRVLDEMDKTE from the coding sequence ATGAAATTGCGTGAACCCATGCCCGAATTGGCCGGTGCTGTCGAATGGCTGAATGGTGAAGTAACCCGGGACGAATTGATTGGCGAAAAACCGACCCTCATCCATTTTTGGTCGGTCAGCTGCCATCTTTGCAAGGAAGCGATGCCTCAAGTAAATCAATTCCGGGATAATTATAAGGATAAACTGAATGTAGTCGCTGTACACATGCCACGTTCTGAAAACGACCTGAACATCGAGGATATTAAAGCGACTGCGGCTGAACATGAAATTACCCAGCCAATCTTTGTCGATAGTGAGCATAAGCTGACTGAAGCTTTTGAAAACCAATATGTCCCGGCATATTATGTGTTTGACAAGGAAGGAAAGCTGCGCCATTTCCAGGCAGGCGGCAGCGGAATGAAGATGCTTGAAAAGCGTGTTAATCGTGTCCTTGATGAAATGGATAAGACGGAATAA